The window TTACCAAATTCACCAGTCGCTTCATCTGTAGCTGTAAATGTAACTTCATATGTACCAATATCTTCATAAACATGACTTGTCAGTTTATTTGATCCAACTTTTCCATCTCCGTAATTTACAAGATATAAAAGTCTCCTACCTGTACCATCTCTATTCAAAGAATCACTTCCATCGAATGTGATACTTGTTTTACGTGGGATCTCTACAGTGTCACCACTAGCAGTATCTACAGGGACACCATCTATATTGATATCCAAAACAGGTAAAGGAGACTCTGAATCTCCAACAAACACTCTCCTTGTTATCGAATTACCATCATTATCAGAATCAAATACCGTTGCATTTATTTTGTACGCACCTGCCTCACTATATGAATGAGTAAAATTGGCAGTATCAAGTACAGTTGAATTATCAGTAGGACTACCATCGCCATAATCAATCTCAAATTCCACAGCATTTTCTGAATCAAGTTTGAATTCTACATCAGCAAGTCCGGTTTTTTCATCTAATTGGTAAGCTGCCCCACCCATGATATCCAAAGCTATATCCAGTACTGACTCGACCTGCACCTGTTTTTCTACAGTATCTTCCTTGCGTAAATTATCATCCAAATACTGATCATTTACACTTAGTGTAATGGTTTGTTTACCTTTTTTATTGAACTTAATCACAGGATCTTCAGAAGTAGCATCAGTACCTTCGGTGAATTCACCATTTATCACGGTCCAATCGTATGCAAGTACATCATTTTCATCCGGGTCAGTGCTACAATTTCTGATACGAGCAGTGCCAGGCTGTGCATCATCTTCAAATGAATATGTAAAACAAGCAGTTGGCGTTTGAGATTCTACGAGGAAAGTCCTCTCATTTATATCACCCTCACCAAGAGCATCTGTAATCTGTAAAGAAACTATATATTGACCAGGTGCATCCGGGACAAATGACCATGTGCTAGTTGCTGATGTGTTTTCACCAACCGTAGCTCCATCCCTAGTAATCCTCCAGGTATAATCCGTAATTGCCCCGTTGTCAGATTTTGAATAACCTCCATCAAATGAAACAGTCTGTCCGGTTTGGAACACGCCATTTGGATTATTTTGAATTACAAAATTACTAGAAGGCGACCCTACCTCCAGAGAGATTACCGATCTTTCACTCAAATTATTTTCAATCACTTCCAGAATAACCTTATAACTACCTTCTTTATCAAAAGAATAATTTTTCGATGCATTTGATCCTGCAAATTGCTCCGCACCAAAACTCCATACGAACTCTGTTATATCACGACCTGAACTTCCTTTGGATCCACCCGCATTAAATGTAAGACCTGCTTTCGCCTCCTCCAAAGTAAACTTTACTCGGCCGTTTCTAACGGCCGGCGTTACTGTATTATCCATTGCAAGCACATTGACGCCATCTGTCGAAGATACATTAACCTTTACCTGTGCAAGCGGACGCCGAACCTCTATACGTGTAATCGCAAGCCCTGAAGCATATATCTCAGGCTGTGCACTATTTATTGTTAATGTAACAACATAAGTTCCGGGATTATTGTAAATACAAGAAACGGTCGCTTTGTTCTCTTCATTGCATGTGCTTGAAGCTTGATCAGGATTACCATCTCCATTTAGATCCCAATGATGATTTTCGTCAAATATAGATTGCCCACTTGGGTCGATCGAACCAATACTATCGAACAGAGCTATACAAGGTGCAGTACATGTACGCACTGATGAATTCAATTTCACTTTTACAAATTCTAAATTCTTCACAGCTTCCGCCGCTTGATTTATTTCTTTTATAAGGTCTGTCAAAAGCGCTCTATCTGCCTTTTGAGTGCGTAACAACACAAGCTTATCCTTCACATCTGTCATCTCATCTTTTACACCTCGCTTACCTGTAATCGTAGTTCCACTCATATCGGTAAATAAATTTTCAAGCCCTTCTGCATATAATATGTATTTATCTATATTCTCTTCATAATCACCTTCGGCAGAAGTTTTTAATTCTGCAGAATAATAGTCCATGAATTCATAGGCATTTTCAAAAGTTGTCATTGGATTAACCGGCGGCGTCAGATTCACTTGCATAACCAACATATTTGTATAAAGTGCTTTCGCTATCTGCACAGCAGCCTTTGTTATCGGTCTTTGACGACTCAAGTAATCCATCATAGTATTGATATTACTCATCGTACGTGGGAAATCCTGAGCGGTTCTTTGCAATGTAGAAAGCACCCTCACCCCTTCATCGAGGCCGCCTTGTAATGCGTACTCAATAGTAGGTAAATAATCTGCGGCGCTAGTTGTATTCAAATATGAAGTACTGACAGCTATAGCTCCCTCACCAATCTCACGCAACCTGTCATGTGCGCTCTCATATGTAGTTGTCACACTCGCACCGACTTCTTCAGCGAGCTCTATCTCCTTGTTCACAGCTACCGAACCTCCACCGGAAACCCGACAGAAACTAGCTTGGTCGTCACCTCCTACCGGTGCAAAACAAATAACAGTTCTCACAATCGCATAAGATGCAAGTACCAAAATAATACCTATAACGGCAAACACGACACTATTTTTACCTTTCTCAGTCTTACTATCATCGCCACCTGCCGTAAGGTAAATAAATCCACCATATATAATAGCGACGACCGCTATAAGCCCGAGGAACCCTAATGCGAAATTAATAACATTTAATACAAATTCACGAATACCTTTGTTTTCTGTAAGCCCCGGAGAATACCCTGTAGTCTCCGGTGCCTCAAAATCACCTCCAAATTTTGTAAACGTAGTCTCTTCAACAGGCAAGACAAAAGTCTGACCTTCGCCACCTCCATCTTCACATCCAAAAAAGCCTTCTGTGTCAGCATCTAAACTATGACATAAAAATCCGCTGAGATCTCCACTTTGTAACGCATCCCATGCCTGAGTATCCTGTCCCAAAGCATAATCCGAATTACCCGGGTCCTCATAACCCGGGCAATAATTCCGGGTTAAATCACAATACCCGGCCTTTTCTTCATCTTCTAAGTTATCTGCTTTACTATCGTTAGGCTGTGGGTTATTTACCGTTTCAACCCCTAGATATCTATATTCAGTATTTGGAGGGGTTCCGTACGGCTCCCAAGAATCGCTTCTATTTATCCCAACCCCACGAGCATTACAAATAATCTCAACAGTTTTACACGCCGTAGTCCCGACTATATTGACTTTACACTGACTAGAAGACAAACCGGAAAGTCTAGTACATTGTCTATGTACATCATAACCGTTAACCCTCTCTATATTATCTGCACTACTATAACCTGTGCCTTGGTACTCCCAAAATCTCCAATAACTTTTATCTGTAATCAAATTTAAGTCATAGGGCACATCCGAATTACCGGCAAAAACAGTCCCGGCTAAAGTTGCAAGGAATACTGCTGAAATTGCGAACAGAGTCAGTTTCTTTAATAGATTTTTCATTTTTGTATGTGTGTGTTTTTCGTTCATTTTTTATTTCATTTTTCGGTTGCGCTTCGCGCCCTTTATTTGTGGCGTGCTTCATGGCACGCCTTGCGAGTCGCTCCGCTTCCCGCTGATTATATATTTTTTATCTTATAAATGCAAAGCGTTACTTAGCCCTTAAAAGCTATCATTGTAGCCGTTAGGCCATATGAACCGGCAACTATCAAAATACCGATTACTGCGGCTATCAATGCTTTTTTTCCTTTTTCATCGCTACCTTCACTGACAAATGCTATCACGTATTGCACTCCGGCATACACGATAAGTGCAACCGATAAAAACGAGACAAATCCTGTAATAAAGTTTGTAAGAGTTATTATAATATCGATACCACCTTTTATATTGATAGTAGAACCTTTTTCCGCAAAGATTATTTCCTTTATAACGACTTCAGAGAGTCCTATTATAACGAGACCAACGACCGCCCACATTATAGCTTTCTTCTGTTCATCTATCTCCTCACCTGCGCTCATAACCATACGGAAACCATTTACTATGATCACCAGTACCGCTATGGCCCCTACAAAAGCTTCGATGAATGTATATATACGCTTAAGCTCAAGTGACCCCTGGCTTGCAAAGAACTGTGCTGATTCTGAAGTTGCCAGAACTTCACCTTCTGCGCCATACAACACATTTGCCACAAAATAATCGGCCACCATAATAAGAACAAAGCCTATAAGTAGATAAGTGAAATGCGTTTTTGCTTGGGTGATAGCCTCCTCTGATTTACTAGAGACGGTAAGTCTTATACCAAGAATCGTCATTATAAGGACCGCTGCCGATCCAAGCATATATTTCGACACATCAACTATCTGAAAAATTATTGTCTGAATTGTTGAAATCCCTTCGATATCAAGAGCCCTTCTATGAGCCTCCGCATCCTCCACCGGATTATAAAGACCTGCATCCTTACCTATGTCCTCTACAAATTTTGAAACATCTGCATCTTGCGCAAAAACCGTATGAATATCTACAAAATAGCTCGCAATCAGAGCTGTAGCCAGTATTACGACATACGCCCTATTCTTTGAGATAAATTCAACTAATTTTTGAAATATTTTCTTCATAATTATGGTCTACTTATTTGTCCTGAAATAAATGTTGAAACTATAGCGAATGCACCGTAAATGACGATGATCCCAATTATTGCATTCGTAATTAGCTTTTTAGCTTTCTCAGCCTGAGATTCGTCAGCCCCCGAAATTATGTACATAATCCCACCCGCTACCAATACGATTACCATAATCGGCCCAACGAATGTCACGACTATATTTGTAATAGCAACCAGCTCTTTGATCCCTTGAGCATAATCAATCTGAGGCTTAATGCCCGTACGATCCGCATTTAAATCAATAACATAGAACACTTTGTCTATAAACGTGCTTGAAAATATGACCAGCATCAATCCAAGAGTAGAAGCTGCAAGTTTCTTTTTTGTATCTGTTACGGTAGTTTCATCCCCACCATTCATAACGAGGCGGAGAGCGCTAATAACTACATACAGTGTCGCAAGACTTCCAAGGAAATATTTTATAAATGTTATTATCAGATTCACTTCGACACGGAAACCAACTACTCTTTCTTTTGCAGTTTCAGGATTCAAGAAGCCACCATTTTGTACGCTAAGAAGTTCTGTTATGGCTCCGGCAACACCTATCACGGCCATTCCAATTATCGCATAAGTGAGTGTACTTTTCTGTTTCGTCATCTCACCTTCGTCATCTCCCTTGTAAACCATCATCGATGCAGCGTAGACAATAATCGCCACTACCACAGCACCCATAATGTATCTAACATTCTTAAGAATACTAAATACCGCATCCTCAAGCCGACCTATTCCATCTTTGGATGGGTCACTTGTAGGGTCGGGAATATCACCAAAATACCCATTATCCAAAACAGGAAGGTATCCTGCATAAACCACAAAATACTTCTTTAACAACAACAAACATACAAGCAAACCTACGAACATGACGTACTCAAAACTTGTCGTACGCATAGATCGCCCCAACGTGTTTCTTAGTTTTAGTGTCGCATCTTTAAACATTTTGTTTATATGTACATAAATAATTCTATTTATTTTAGCAGAAAAAGAGACTTTTTTGAAGACTGCAGAGTAAGTAAATCAGAGTCTTAGCTTGACCCGCCGTTGACAATATACTGTAACGCTACTATTTTGAGGTGTTCATTTGGTAATTGGTAGGGGCCCTATGAAGAAGTCTGGTTTTTACCTATATCCCGAAATTTTATACACTTCGTAATTCTTTTTTTTGATGTCTTCTTTCAAAATTTGCAAATACTTCCTAAGTTGACTCCTGAACTTCGGATTCTTAATGCTTATATTTTGACCAATCTCGT is drawn from Candidatus Peregrinibacteria bacterium and contains these coding sequences:
- a CDS encoding PKD domain-containing protein, with product MNEKHTHTKMKNLLKKLTLFAISAVFLATLAGTVFAGNSDVPYDLNLITDKSYWRFWEYQGTGYSSADNIERVNGYDVHRQCTRLSGLSSSQCKVNIVGTTACKTVEIICNARGVGINRSDSWEPYGTPPNTEYRYLGVETVNNPQPNDSKADNLEDEEKAGYCDLTRNYCPGYEDPGNSDYALGQDTQAWDALQSGDLSGFLCHSLDADTEGFFGCEDGGGEGQTFVLPVEETTFTKFGGDFEAPETTGYSPGLTENKGIREFVLNVINFALGFLGLIAVVAIIYGGFIYLTAGGDDSKTEKGKNSVVFAVIGIILVLASYAIVRTVICFAPVGGDDQASFCRVSGGGSVAVNKEIELAEEVGASVTTTYESAHDRLREIGEGAIAVSTSYLNTTSAADYLPTIEYALQGGLDEGVRVLSTLQRTAQDFPRTMSNINTMMDYLSRQRPITKAAVQIAKALYTNMLVMQVNLTPPVNPMTTFENAYEFMDYYSAELKTSAEGDYEENIDKYILYAEGLENLFTDMSGTTITGKRGVKDEMTDVKDKLVLLRTQKADRALLTDLIKEINQAAEAVKNLEFVKVKLNSSVRTCTAPCIALFDSIGSIDPSGQSIFDENHHWDLNGDGNPDQASSTCNEENKATVSCIYNNPGTYVVTLTINSAQPEIYASGLAITRIEVRRPLAQVKVNVSSTDGVNVLAMDNTVTPAVRNGRVKFTLEEAKAGLTFNAGGSKGSSGRDITEFVWSFGAEQFAGSNASKNYSFDKEGSYKVILEVIENNLSERSVISLEVGSPSSNFVIQNNPNGVFQTGQTVSFDGGYSKSDNGAITDYTWRITRDGATVGENTSATSTWSFVPDAPGQYIVSLQITDALGEGDINERTFLVESQTPTACFTYSFEDDAQPGTARIRNCSTDPDENDVLAYDWTVINGEFTEGTDATSEDPVIKFNKKGKQTITLSVNDQYLDDNLRKEDTVEKQVQVESVLDIALDIMGGAAYQLDEKTGLADVEFKLDSENAVEFEIDYGDGSPTDNSTVLDTANFTHSYSEAGAYKINATVFDSDNDGNSITRRVFVGDSESPLPVLDINIDGVPVDTASGDTVEIPRKTSITFDGSDSLNRDGTGRRLLYLVNYGDGKVGSNKLTSHVYEDIGTYEVTFTATDEATGEFGKIELTLEATDTEPIIHSLSSSITSGSLETPVKISVSADAEDLDGRIVQYTWSMFDADNTSNVLDASTSEGPLKEFIFHGLGTTGEEHRVGICIKVKDDGDNITDSCVDGPYTYVVAITGQNEPPRAKFSVADNSVQVGDPVTFYDESTDDSEVVGVQYDVLGDGFTDDDVVETHSFSYTYEKVGTYQVRIKAIDINGAVSVTRPTPVTVTSSVDAPIAKIAYEADNLEVSFTDNSEVDPGTTLDERAWDFDLDTDSDGDGIDDNDIDSTEDNPVHTYDKSGNYRVKLTIKDAQGNEDSVQITVAAESEPLKAVLNLTPAPDGLGIVHLQGQTAEVRADVKQSTGPIVRYVIEQNIGFDANYDYEDRRQGLFVYDRSWRQPFTMRLTVYDENGKTSKVSKKIVFDPLPAAPKN
- a CDS encoding pilin, which codes for MFKDATLKLRNTLGRSMRTTSFEYVMFVGLLVCLLLLKKYFVVYAGYLPVLDNGYFGDIPDPTSDPSKDGIGRLEDAVFSILKNVRYIMGAVVVAIIVYAASMMVYKGDDEGEMTKQKSTLTYAIIGMAVIGVAGAITELLSVQNGGFLNPETAKERVVGFRVEVNLIITFIKYFLGSLATLYVVISALRLVMNGGDETTVTDTKKKLAASTLGLMLVIFSSTFIDKVFYVIDLNADRTGIKPQIDYAQGIKELVAITNIVVTFVGPIMVIVLVAGGIMYIISGADESQAEKAKKLITNAIIGIIVIYGAFAIVSTFISGQISRP